GTAATTCAGTCTCGAAGATAATCTGAAACTACCTATTTCTGGAAGTGATCTCCGCCGATCCCTTTCGAGACGGATATATATTTCACTAAAGCCGACAGCCGAGATCCTGGACTTATATCCGTTGTAACTTGCTTTTGATGGGGGAgtcgcctccggcggccgggcggagcccggccgccggttgtgctcgcttcgcgagcgctTGGAACCAACGATTGTGCATGTTTTAGGGGTGTTGGCGGTTGTCTGAGTGAGATGTCAGGTGTACGTAGTTCCACTCTGAAGTCCTCTACCATGCGgctaatatttttgtctttCGGAGATAGATAAGGACGTGTGAAATAGCAATATAATGAGATTACTATATAGTTAATTGTGAGATTTTTACCCCGGCAAAGGCACGTGGTATTCGTAGTTTATATCGTGGTGTAAATATCATCTCTTAGAAGAAGCATTGAAGAAAGTAGAGTATAACTAGACTTCAAAGCTGGGTCTGCCAAACGCCAGTAGTAACTGTCTTTCATGTTTTTAGGCTGTCGGTCTTAAAACTGAGCCTCAAGAGGTACTAATTTCCTTAATTCCCAGTATAAATTCGAATTATAGCCTCGGTATCATAGCATCAGAAAGTCCACTAAATTTGCTCACGTGATTAATATATGCGATTCAGGATCCGCACGGCAGAGCTTAATTGTTCCCCCTGAGATCTCCATTTGTGGCGGTCGATGGTCAACAGGTTCGTGATTCACATAAATAAAACGAGTCCAAATGGTTCACCATGTTTCTAGCCTTTTCAACTATCGTTTTAAGTCCGATGACATTGCTATACCGGTTCCGTGTTATGGGAAACTGGAGGTTGGTCATTTGATTTTCGACCCATaattttggtggtggttgcACATATAATGACTGGGAACTCCCAgttccttctcttcttcttctttttttcttctcgtCTGTTAGAACAACTCTGCCTGCTAAGTTTGCACACCAGTATTGTTTCAAGATCTTTTTTAACCAGCGTTTTTCAACAattgtttttatttccaCCTGttttattgaaaagatGGGTTCTTTGGGTCAACTTGACTCTGATTTTTGCTTCCCTCCTGAGCAGGGTGAGCTTGACCGTTATGAATCTTCTTTGAGCTCTTCTGAGTCTGGTGACAGTGACGAAGAGGAATTGGATTTGAACCTCTACTTTGAACGTTCTCCTGCCGTTATCCGTGCTTTGGAAAAGTTTGATCAGTTCATGGCTGAGAACCCCAATCACAAGTTCTCCCACCGCCCCGCCAGACTCTCTGCCTTTGATTATCACCAGGATTTTATTCCTTCTCATTGCCCCGTTGATTCTGACGTTACTGTTGAATCAATTGAGACTTTGGATATTTCTGAGGATTGCGATGATTTTAATTTGGAGAATAAACCCATTGACATTGAggaagatggtgatgatacCGCCTCAATCTACTCGGATGACTTTGAGTCCGACGAAGATGAGTGTCCTCACTGGCCAGTTTACAGTGTTTCGGACTACattgatttgattaatCCAGATGGAGGAAACCCATACGAGATTTCAACCGAGTTATTGGATACTTCTGAGGCAGTCATTGAGTCTTCAGATGTCGAGCCAACCACTTCTGGCGATGACACTTTGGTGGATTCCACCGACGATGAACTTCCTGCTCCTTCTTTTGAGACTACTTCATCCGGCATCTCTGTTCTTGAGAAGCTTGCCAAATTTGAGCGATCTTATCGCGATATTGTTGCGAGAATCCCTTATCCCGCAAACCAAGCCTTTGCCAGAACAGattctgctgttgacaATCTTGTTTCCAAAGTCACTTCCATTGAGAAGACCTGTCAGGCACTTGATGCTGAGGAACCCCATGCTGAGTCTCTGGTCGAGGCAGGAAAACCATTGTCATGGCCTGAGGACGACACCTCTTATTTTGTTCCTGACATCATTGAAAATTTGGACATCCCTATTATCGACGTAACTGATGACAAGGGGTCATTTTTGAAACAGAAGCTGAAATCCAAAGTCAGCTCTCTTAAAAGAAAGTTTGCAATTCATAAGCGGGCTCCTATTTCCAAGTCTGCTCTTATGTTCAAGGGAATCCAAACAGCAATTTATGCTAATCCTCGATTGATTGATCCCGAGGTCACCCTCCCCTATGTGATGATGGGACTTAAGAAATACCGCCTTGGCGACGGATCTATTATTGACGTTCATTCACCATTGGTTTACGACAACATTCGTACACTTTGTGGAATCTCACATCGAGAGCTTTTGAATTCCTTTATGGATTCTGATCTGGTCAACTCCCATTCGTATGGAGGCAGATTGGTCACTCCTGATGCCAAGTACATCATTAAGACCATTCAATGCAAAGAGCATAAACTCATGGGTAGTTACGAGTTCTTGGACGAGTATTATTATCGTGTCAAGGAGAATCCCACCACTCAGCTCCCATTCTACCTTGGTCATTACACCATTCACATTGATGGCAAGGAGACTCATTTTGTTATCATGAAGAATATGGATCATTTGAATCCCAATGGTTCTATCTCTGTGGAGAGAGACGAGCGAGATAAGTTCATGACTCAGCTCAGAAAAGATGTCGAcctgttgaagaagcatGGCATTACCAATTATTCATTGATGGTTGGACTTGAGTGTGACCCTCATACTGGCGAACAACGACCTGTTACAGGTATGATTGATACCCTTTGCCCGTTTAGTCGGCGCAAGAGAGTGGAGAGTAATATCAGACGACTATTATCTGATAACTCCACTATGGAAGTTGTTCCCCCTCACCAGTATGGAATGGAGTTCCTTAATTTCATTCAATCTGCCTTGGTCTCTGGACTTGGCGGGTCAGTGGTCACACGTTGTTAAGTTCATTCCTTCATGCTGTGCGGGTCGCTGGTCGGTCAGCATTGTAGAGGCTATTATTGCCTTGTCTGTCAGTTCCCTGTTTCTTCGAGGGACCAATATTGGCAAAGACTATTAGTTCAGGGTGAGActatctttttctttgatagTCGACCAACCGAATTTTCAAGGCGGTCTTCAGACACACTTGTCATGGTTTCACCTTTGGTTCTATTGGATTGGATCTCGTTTAGATTTCCCTTCGATTGGCGAGATTCAGTCGGCGGCATCCCGAGTCCTGACTGATATATACCGTCATTTCATTGGTTTCTGGTCTCAAGTCTCGCTACTCAGTCATTGTCCCTTGTTGTTCACTACATCCGTCGCCTCGCACACCGCGAGCAGCTGACCCTTTAGATCGTTCGACTACGGTAGAGCTGGCTCCTTGCCAGCCTACTCCTGGACATTCTCGACTCCGTCCAATTACGGCGCTTCCTTagcgacattttggaaCTGGATTTCGAAGCTCACAATTTTCATGGACGGACAACGACTACAAGCAGACTTGAGACCTTAGGTGATCACATTTTTATTCCTAACCTGACCAATGGACCCTTAATAGTACCACCCTACTATGACTTGGACACTGATCTCCAATTTTAGGATTCAGAGGCTCGACAAATCAATCTAATGGACTagttgattttgttctAATGGGATTTCTTGTATTGATTGAGAGATCCTTCACTTGTTAAGGAACTGGCGGACAAGTATAGAAGAACAGAAGCTAGGCCGGCTAGTGGTACCCGCACACTTGATTGATTTGAGCTTAATAGcctattattatttcttacctgttgttgttgttgttaacTTTATTGTACTCGCACAAGTTGAACTCTGtctttattaatattattaatttttttgtaattTTCGAAAACTTTCTAATCACCGAATCCTTCGGTTCTAGTAATTGACTACAATCAAACTAATTAATTATGACACATATATATTAACAAGTCAAAATGCTTATGTAGCTTATACCATAATTCAAATGCCAATACCCACCAGGTGTTCATAACTTTAGGTGTTAATAACTTTTTTACATAGCAAATGGTGTTTGACAAAAGTTTATGGCTGTGATTAGTAGCAATAGATTTATTAGAAGAGCGGGATATATGTACTGGTAGTAGTATTTTTATTCGCTACATGCTTGATGTCTAGTACTGAATATCAACTTTTTAGAGAGGATCACGGGAGTTGATAATTGTGTAGCCATGGTCTAACTGAGATCTGTCTCGCAGAGTTCCCATAAATACACTTGGCCTGGTTAGTGGAGTATTATAGATTTTTGGCAAGGCGAATCTATTGGCATCCTCTGgaattaaataaaaaaaaatatatcgaGATTTATGTtggttatttattattttcacatCTGGTTACTGAAGTACGAGCAAGGTCCACATGCCTCAGTACCCAACATCTAAAAAATCGaatcaaaaaaagttgaaaaaaatcTCATCTGAGCTTAGCAGAATTGTCTCATTTATATACAGAATCCACTTTCGTCTTTAGAGCAAACGATTCTATTAAATAACGAGCCAGCCAGCATCACCCTTTACCCCTGAGGACCCAGTCAGAGTCGAACCCGCCAGcgcgctcgcgaagcgagcacaaccaggtccgggcggagcccggccgccggaggcatggccCGGGTCTCGAGAGGTGCAGCAGCACGCGGTTAAGCGCATGAGCGAGCCCGAGTGCTCCACATTTCGGATGCGTCGTAAGTGCGGGACAAAACGCGGACAGACTCATATATGAAAAACGCCAGAATCGTCAGGCTTTTTTTAAAGTTTTTACAGCAGTTTTGACAGCACTGAAGACACAAACTGGTTTTGGGTTGAAATAAAAAGTGAATTGGCGTGCTACTAAGCGGAAACGACACGGATTTCGGATTGAAACTAGAAGAACTGGTAGAAGGAGAACCGGTTGTCGCAGTTGAGTCGAGAGCCGTGGCTCGATCTGCTATTTACGTTGGAGAAAACTGGGGTTTATTATCCAGTTTTTGATTCACGCCGTTCAAATTCGAAAAGTTATTATCGAGTTGATAGTTACGAGGTATGTATGAAGTGGCAaggattatttttttatggAGATAATTGGTTGATTGGCGTTGGCTGATGCTGTTATGAGAGATGGGGTTTGTAGATGAGGTACTCAGAAGTTGATAGATCAGATCACTGGTTGTGGATGATTAATGGAACTTATATTAACATAAATAGATAGATTTAAAAAGCTGTTTGCTTATTatagtttgttttttgtatCGATCCAGTAGCATCCGGCGCATGTTCAGGTCgttattgattttgacagTTGGTGTACCGCAGCAGATTCAGTCTTGTAATAATCAACATAGATCCAGATCTCAGTGTGGTTCCGGCTAATACAAATTAGGATTTTTCGGGATTCGGGATCTGGGTTCTGCTGATTTGGTTCTGCTATTgagttttggtttgtttttccGGTGTTGATTCCACACTATAGCAAACTCTATTTCAACGTTGATCAACAACTTTCAGATTAAAATTTCAGTTTCGAAATCTTGATTTCAGTTTTGCCTAACGCCTTCCAAATTTCAGTATTATCGCTATTACTATTGTATATTGTTGGCGAAAAGTGTGAACTGTGTATAGTGGGTTCGTCAATTGTGTAGTAGGATCGTGTCATGTCTCATTATCATCCTCAGTATCCACCTCAGCCACAGGCTCAGGCTCAAGCCCTACAGTCACATGGTGGTGCTCGTCAAGGTTCTGCTAGACCGCctaatataaatactggTTATTATCCACCTCAGCCTGGATATGGCGGTCAACAGCATCCACATCCTTCTCAACcgcaccagcatcagcatcaccagcctcaacaacagccacaaccTGGCTactctggttctggaaATGGAGCATATCCTCCAATAAAAGGCAGTGGTGCGACTGGGGCTGTTGGAATGGGCGGTGGAGGTGCATATCCCACTAATCCTCCACTCAAGAGCCCGACTGAAGTCCCATTAAAAAGTCCAATTGGTGGATTTCCAGGGAGACCCAGCGGGTCTCCTCATAGCCAGGGTCATGCCAGTCAGGGCTATAGGCAACCAGCACCTGCTAATAGTCACGGCCAGACATCTAACTCACACTGGAGACCACCACAGCCTGGCTATGGGGCTTCACCTCAAGGATATCCACAGAATGGGCAATATGGTCAACAGGGTTATCCAACCTCGCAGGGGTCGAGAAATCAAATACCTCATGCTTCCAGTagccagcagctggagttTCCGCCTCCTCGAAGACCACAAATACAAAAGTCACATTCTTCGCACGGTCTTGGCACTCATGCCTCGTCTTCTCAACCACAAGGTTATcctcaagctcaacaggGTTATCAGTACCAACAAGCGCCAAAATCACAGGCTCCGACCAGTCAGCCATACCCGGGTCAACAACCTCGACAAGGGCATCAATCGCCTCAAAGACAGGGACAACCACAGGGACATTCGCAAGGTCATCCACAGAGTCATCCACAGTATGACCAACAACCTGCACCACAACAGGACTATCAGAATGGTCAATACCAGCAGACTCAGTATGAGAAGGGCTACTCTCAGCCACCACAGGGTCAATATAGTCAGTACCCACAAGGTCAATCACAACCAGCTCCAGCCCAATATAATCAGCAACCTCAtgctgctcctcctccacaAACCCAGCAGCAACGTCCTAATAGCGGATCAAGACAACCAACTTCAGCGTCTAATGGGTACCGTGGAGAGCCAAATATGATCCCTGGATCAATGGGACCGGGACCTGGTCCATATGGCCGGTCTCAGACATCCAATCCCAGTGGTGGAAGATACTCGGCATCACAACCGGAGTTATCAGATCGTCGTATGAATCCACCAGTTGCAGCCAATCCTCACTACTCACCAGACACTAGCCACAGTAGTTTGGTTTCGCCTCAAAGATCAGCTTCCCCAGCTGGTGGTTATGCCAGACCCGGTCCACAACCTAGACATAGATCAGCTGGTGGTCCTAGTGGACATCCCAATGGACCTGGAGTTGGTAGTTCAGGTGTGCATGATGGACCAGGAGGAAGGTCATACTCCACTCCAGCTGTACACAGCCCATATAACCAGGGTTATAATGACTACCCATCGGAAAGCTACCAGAACGAGGCTTATCCAGTTGAAGCTACAAACATCCAACGAAATCAGGTTGAATACTCTCAACCACCAGTGGATGAAAGATCTCTGAAAAGCCCTACCAGCCCTACTTTCTACCAGGCTCCTGGTAATAAAGCTGCTAACATCTCAACCAACAAGATCCCTCCTGCCTCAACAATAGGAATCTCACCTATCTCACCTTTGGCAGCTGAATATCGAAAAGAACTGCCAGAGTCGCCTATCCAACTctatgatgatggtgacaTGTATTCATCTATCcacacaccaccacctcctagTGATAACGACCCATCCAGTCCATTCGCTGCTAGAGCTATAGCTGATACTGATACCAGTTCACCAGCGGAAACTGCTGATGTTCTTAATATGTATCTTGAGGACGAAAATAGCTATCTGCCGGGAAATTCTCAGGATCCTGCTAGGTCTCAGGCACGAGGATACCAAGGATCGGATCAAAGTGTTCCTCCAATGGTACCTCCTCACCAAACACCAGTCACCAGGCAACCTAAACAACCACAAGGACAGTCTCAAAGAAACATGAACGGAGTAAACAGTAATGTACGACCACCACCTGTAACAGTAGCCTCCCAGCACTCTACACAACGAGCAGTAACAGATGCTGGAGctcatcaacaccagtaCAGCAGCTCATCCCATCATTCCTCTGGTTCTTCAACTGGTCAAGCCGAGTCGtccaaaccaccaccagtaagACAATATGGCACTCAGCCAGCAGTGGACCCACTGAATGAAGTTCCTCCAAACGCCAAACCCAAGGTCCTGACTGTAGAAGAGTTTGAAAGGATCCGGAAACTGGCCAAACTGCATAATAACGATCCAGCTCTTCAACTCGAATTTGCCAAGAAATTGGTAGAAGCCAGTCAAAAGCTGACTCGTGAGTATTCCGACTCCAACACTGTTGCCAAACCAAATACCCGAGTCGACTCCAAGACCGAGAGACGTAATCGTGAAAACTGGATGAACCAAGCTTACAAAATAGTCAAAAAACTCAGTGGTAATCCAtatgctgatgctgttttCTACCTAGCTTCTAATTACAGTTCAGGAGGACTTGGTCTGGAAACAGATCATGAAAAGGCATATGAACTGTATATGAAAGCAGCCAAACTAGAACAAGCTGAAGCAGCCTACCGAGTGGCCGTTTGTAACGAAATCGGAGCAGGAACCAAGCGTGATCCCGTCAAGGCTGTTATGTGGTATAAGAAAGCAGCTCAAATGGGCGATGTGTCTGCTATGTATAAACTAGGAATGATCAGTCTGAATGGGCTTCTTGGTCAGTCTAAAAGTCTTATGGAAGCAGTCACCTGGCTTCAGCGAGCAGCAGATAAAGCCGATGCCGAAAACCCACATGCGGTTCATGAGCTAGGATTATTATATGAACGAGCCGATTCATACATCAACGATTCGATGAACGATCTCGGTACTTCTACAATGCTACTCAAAGATGACCACAAAGCCTTTGAGCTGTTTGTGAAAGCTGCTAAACTAGGGTACCCACCGTCACAATTCCGACTGGGCTGTTGTTACGAATACGGAACGCTAGGATGTCCTATCGATCCCAAACGAAGTATTGCCTGGTACAGTCGAGCTGCTGAGAAGGGTGAACCTGAAAGCGAGCTGGCTCTTTCCGGCTGGTACCTGACAGGATCCGAGGGCATTCTCCAACAATCGGACACCGAAGCGTACCTCTGGGCACGAAAAGCCGCAGAAAAGGGTCTTGCCAAAGCCGAGTACGCACTCGGATACTTCTCGGAAGTGGGAATCGGAGTCAAAGTCGACCGCGACGAGGCCAAGAAATGGTACTACAAAGCAGCCGCTCAAAAACACCCAAAAGCGCTCAGCAAAATCCAGGAACTTCGTTAATGAATCATACATTTTTTTGACCGGGtacatgcctccggcggctggggctccgccccagaccccgctgctcctctcgcttcgctcgagtcgtagCGTCGGGGGCCAGGCCGACAGTAGAAGAGGGACAATTGCTCCTGGCAGGGGTCATTTCCCGTCGAAACTCAGCCCTAGAAACCGTAGGGGACTCCCcaaaaccgactcgagcgaagcgagaggagcaaccagggtctggggcggagccccagccgccggaggctgacCCCTCAGTCACCAGAACCGAACCCCCGCTTCACCAGTCCCGTGTCGGGCGGGGGTAGTCCCTGCAGAGGAGGCGGCTCCGAATATTGCCGTTTTGGGCGGCAATTACCCGGAGCGAACGGTGCGTGTTAGGTTTTGACACGcgtgaaatttcagattCGGGGTGCGGCTGAGATGTGATCGGGGATTTTAGTGAGGATCTGCTGGAGTTTGTTCATGTCTTCCTTCACGTTCTATTAGTACAGGTAAGAGCTCGATTTACAACTCGTGCTTTGGAAAACAGGAATCCCCTTGTATTTGGTATGTAAAAAAATCAGATGGGAAGAGCGCCAAAAAGTGTTTGAAGCTGTTTTTGAACCGATTGTCCTGTCCCTGCTTGGGTTTCATCGATGTTTGTCATGTCCAGCATCGGGACTTAGTCCAGTAGTTACTGTAAGGTAACTGGTTTTGTCATGACAGTGGCAATGAATTCAGCACATGAATGAGAGAATTTTGTAGTTGCTCGTTAGTTGCTACCGTTTTTTGTCATAGATTGGCAGTTAATTTTACTGTTGAACGACTTTCAACAGTCGTGAAGTGGTGTAGTTCGAGTGGCTGGGCAATTCGAACCTGCGATAATGGTTTCAATAACTCGTAGAGTCATTTGATAAAATGCAAGATCGAGAAAAATGTGACCGATTTATTTACTATGAGCCTGGTGACAAGAATGTATACAAAGTATACTGGGAATCGCAGTTCATCAACTAGACTACACTTAAGTGCTACAACACCATGTCTTCGAATCATAATCTAACCAACCAAATTTCAGTTTAGCGTATAAAAAATGTCTCACgaaggtgaagaagaactcCTCGACTATTCCGACACTGAAGAAGTCGTCAACGTCCCAGCTCCCGAGGTTGCTTCTACcgaagcagctgctgctggcgtCAACGTCAAGCAGGAGGACGGTGACAAGAAGGGTTCCTATGTTGGTATCCACTCTACTGGTTTCCGTGATTTCTTGCTGAAGCCTGAGTTGCTCAGAGCTATTGTCGATTCTGGTTTCGAGCATCCTTCTGAAGGTAATTACAAAATTTAAACAAGCACTGCATAGCGGATTATAGCTAGCAGCAATGGGTGGGTGTTAAAGCAATTGTAACATGAGACGTGTCTAAATGCCAACGTGTCAACTGATTGTGTTGTATCTCATGTTTGTGTTGCACAAGTTTTCTTGAAAGTATATTGTAGTCGTAATTAAGCTATTTATGAAGCTTAATCCGTGCTCAAATATCAGCGTGTCAAGGTCTTGTATCTGTGCCTTGTGAAAGCATtctcattatcatcattcaTAATTGTTCATGGAAAGAACCAAACGTATCAAACATTTCCAATACCAAGAATTCGAGAAAGCAGGACTATTCCCTGTTTAGTTCAACATATATACCAACTTGCCAGCAATCTCATATTTATCGCTGATATGAAATCTTCAACATGCCAACATGCTATAAAGCAAAGTATGAAAACAACGTTTTTATACGAGGTCATTTTGTGGAGGATAGGTTATTCAGTTGAAGGGAGTTGACATTAATAGTGGATAAGAACGTCATAATTGGTGGTGAATAGGGTCAATGTCAACATTTATTACACGAAACATAATAAAATGGGACAATGTGGATGAATTGCGATGCGAGATGATACGATGATATGATGATATGAGTAAGAGGAATGACATTTAGCTTAACAAAGATACGCGACACGCAAAACATGAGATACAAAGACATGAATGATACATGTTACAATTGTTTCTACAAACAACCGTTGCAGCTAGCTTGAACATTGCAAGATATAAAGCAGACGGTTTGGAACCACTGTAAAAACCATACGAACAAACAACTAACAAACTCAGTTCAACAAGTGTGTATTCCTCAATCTATTCTTGGTACTGATGTCTTGTGTCAAGCCAAGTCTGGTTTGGGTAAGACTGCCGTTTTTGTCTTGTCGACTCTTCAACAAATCGACCCTGTTGACGGCGAGGTTTCCGTTTTGGTCTTGTGTCACACTAGAGAGTTGGCTTACCAAATCAAGAACGAGTATGCTCGTTTCTCCAAGTATCTTCCTGATGTTCGTACTGCCGTTGTTTACGGAGGTACTCCCATCCAAAAGGACATTGAtcttctcaagaagaaggaagaggCTCCTCACATCATTGTTGCCACTCCCGGTAGAATGAATGCTCTTGTCAGAGACAAGCACATTCGTTTAGGTAATGTCAGAACTTTTGTTATTGATGAGTGTGACAAGGTTTTGGAAGCTGTTGATATGAGACGTGATGTCCAAGAAATCTTCCGTTCCACTCCCCACCAAAAGCAGGTTATGATGTTCTCGGCCACTCTTTCCCAAGAGATTCGTCCTATCTGTAAGAGATTCATGCAAAATCCTTTGGAGATTTACGTCGATGATGAGACCAAGTTGACTCTTCACGGTTTGCAACAGTACTATGTCAAGCTtgaagagaaggagaagaaccGTAAGCTCAACGATTTGCTCGATAACCTCGAGTTCAACCAGGTTATTATCTTTGTCAAGTCGACCCACCGTGCCAACGAGCTCAACAAGTTGCTTAATGAGTGTAGTTTCCCTAGTATTGCTGTCCACAGTGGTATTCCTCAAGAAGAGCGTATCCTCCGTTATAAGTCATTCAAGGAGTTCAACAAGCGTATCTGTGTCTCTACCGATGTTTTCGGTCGTGGTATCGATATTGAGCGTATTAACTTGGCTATCAACTACGACCTTCCTCCTGAGGCTGATCAGTACCTCCACCGTGTTGGTCGTGCTGGTCGTTTCGGTACCAAGGGTCTCGCTGTTTCATTTGTTTCTTCTGAAGAGGATACTAAGGTCCTTGAGAAGATTCAAGAGCGTTTCGAGGTTAACATTGCTCCTTTCCCTGAGGAGGGTGTTGATCCTTCCACCTACATGAACACCTAAGCGACATGTAAAATTGGACAGGCTTCTACAAAAGCAAGCAATTCTGCtaaattatatatatattattattggttCTTAACCGTATCTCTGTATTTCTATAAAAATGAATCGATACGATGGTAATTGTACGGGTTGGATGAGTTGACCGGTGAAAGTGAACGGGTCTTGGGCTCTGCCCAAAGTCGTTATTCAATATTCGAGTTTACTGGGTGGTAGTAAAAATATCATTAATTTACAGAGTTCATGCCGTTTTTGATGCGTCTGGGCTATCAGTAGAACTAATAGTATCGactggttttgtttcaCGACGGATTTTTTCACTCAGAGCTGCACTGAGTTTGAACTCGGGATTGTTGCTCTTTGAAAGTTTCCTGAGTTGGTTCCAGTCTGATACCCGTTGCTTTTTCAATGAAGCAGATGCTTCGGCTTGTCCACATGGAACAAAGTCTACACTTTCAATCATAAAACTGACGCCATCATGAGATGCCAACCATGTTCTTGAATTGAATCCGTACCGGTATGAGCCTTGGTAGCGTTCCAGTCTGGGGAGAATTCTAATGGAAGCAATGCAATCAGTTAATGGCGAGATTGATTCATCAACCACCGTCGTGACTAATGGGTCTGGTAGCTTGAGGTGACCATTGTGATACAGAGCTGCTACAATATCCGAGTCATCTGTATAGATATCAGTTCCCCACAGCCTGCGCTCTGGAATAGCAAGATTCGTCTGGTGATTAAGGAAGCGACGAGGAATTCGAATTTG
The Sugiyamaella lignohabitans strain CBS 10342 chromosome A, complete sequence genome window above contains:
- the SUB2 gene encoding ATP-dependent RNA helicase SUB2 (Component of the TREX complex required for nuclear mRNA export; member of the DEAD-box RNA helicase superfamily and is involved in early and late steps of spliceosome assembly; homolog of the human splicing factor hUAP56; relocalizes from nucleus to cytoplasm upon DNA replication stress; GO_component: GO:0000781 - chromosome, telomeric region [Evidence IPI] [PMID 15942929]; GO_component: GO:0005737 - cytoplasm [Evidence IDA] [PMID 22842922]; GO_component: GO:0005634 - nucleus [Evidence IEA,IEA]; GO_component: GO:0005634 - nucleus [Evidence IDA] [PMID 11914276]; GO_component: GO:0005634 - nucleus [Evidence IDA] [PMID 22842922]; GO_component: GO:0005681 - spliceosomal complex [Evidence IEA]; GO_component: GO:0005681 - spliceosomal complex [Evidence TAS] [PMID 9476892]; GO_component: GO:0000346 - transcription export complex [Evidence IPI] [PMID 11979277]; GO_function: GO:0005524 - ATP binding [Evidence IEA,IEA]; GO_function: GO:0004004 - ATP-dependent RNA helicase activity [Evidence IGI,ISA] [PMID 11156602]; GO_function: GO:0008026 - ATP-dependent helicase activity [Evidence IEA]; GO_function: GO:0003723 - RNA binding [Evidence IEA]; GO_function: GO:0004386 - helicase activity [Evidence IEA,IEA]; GO_function: GO:0016787 - hydrolase activity [Evidence IEA]; GO_function: GO:0003676 - nucleic acid binding [Evidence IEA]; GO_function: GO:0000166 - nucleotide binding [Evidence IEA]; GO_process: GO:0006200 - ATP catabolic process [Evidence IEA]; GO_process: GO:0008380 - RNA splicing [Evidence IEA]; GO_process: GO:0006348 - chromatin silencing at telomere [Evidence IMP] [PMID 15942929]; GO_process: GO:0031124 - mRNA 3'-end processing [Evidence IMP] [PMID 18614048]; GO_process: GO:0006406 - mRNA export from nucleus [Evidence IDA,IMP,IPI] [PMID 11675790]; GO_process: GO:0006406 - mRNA export from nucleus [Evidence IDA,IMP] [PMID 11696331]; GO_process: GO:0006397 - mRNA processing [Evidence IEA]; GO_process: GO:0000398 - mRNA splicing, via spliceosome [Evidence IMP] [PMID 11156602]; GO_process: GO:0051028 - mRNA transport [Evidence IEA]; GO_process: GO:0006368 - transcription elongation from RNA polymerase II promoter [Evidence IMP] [PMID 17960421]; GO_process: GO:0006283 - transcription-coupled nucleotide-excision repair [Evidence IMP] [PMID 17537816]; GO_process: GO:0006810 - transport [Evidence IEA]); translation: MNALVRDKHIRLGNVRTFVIDECDKVLEAVDMRRDVQEIFRSTPHQKQVMMFSATLSQEIRPICKRFMQNPLEIYVDDETKLTLHGLQQYYVKLEEKEKNRKLNDLLDNLEFNQVIIFVKSTHRANELNKLLNECSFPSIAVHSGIPQEERILRYKSFKEFNKRICVSTDVFGRGIDIERINLAINYDLPPEADQYLHRVGRAGRFGTKGLAVSFVSSEEDTKVLEKIQERFEVNIAPFPEEGVDPSTYMNT